The nucleotide sequence TTCCAGGCGTCGGGCACCACCAGCACCTCACTCAGATTGGCATACTCCCAGTCGGGAAAGCCAAACACCGGTATGACCGCCGAAGCTGCTACCAGCACCCGCGTGGTATCGTCGATGTCGGTCTGGATGCCGGTGATGAGCGTCTGGGCCAGAAACACCTGCACCCGCTTCTCGAACCGGCCTTTCTCCACGGGCGTGAGCGAGCCGTAAAAGGCCACCCGGTCGGTGAGAATCTGCCGCCATTCCGCCAGAAAATCCTCGGCCAGGGCAGCCTTTGTGCGGCGCGAATCGGCGGTGAGGTAGCGGTAGAACAGAAACAGCACCACGGCCACGATGGCCGCAAAAATCAGGTAAGGCATGCCTGAGTAAACGACCAGAAGGTCGTTTGGTTGTGCGATGTAGTGACGCGTATTCACGTCGCGTCGTTGGTTAGCTGGCGCGGTTACGGTCGTTCACTGACGAGACGCGAATATGCGTCTCTACACTGTTCAGCGCCTACATACTGCTTGTGGATGCTGCTACAGCTCCGGCAGGTGCTCCCGTAGCCGCTCGCGCAGCAGGTCCTGCAGAATGTGGTCCATGAACTGAAATTTGTCGGGGATGCGCAGCACCACCAGCGGCTTACCGGCCAGCTCCGGCCCAAACTTCTGGCGCAGGATATCGGCGTGTTTGCGCTCCATCACAAATACCGCATCGGCCCAGCCCAGGTGCCCCGCCGTGACCCGCACCCGCGCCCCCGGCTCGGTACCGGCCGAGCGGGCGTCGTAGGTTGGGTGCCCGTCGAACAGCCGCTCCGCCGTGAGGCTGCGCCACCGGTTCTGGCTGCAAATGAAGAGGAGCTGGCGGGGCATAGCTGGTATATAACTAGAACGTCATTCCGAGCGGAGCGAGGAATCTCGCGTGCTAACGTTGAAATACTATTCATACGTCAGCACGCGAGATTCCTCGCTCCGCTCGGAATGACGTTCAAATAGACCTTTCGCGGCTACCGAACCTCGGTTACGCGCACTTTCTTGCCTTTCACCTTGGCGCCCAGCAGGCGTTGCACCACGTCCTGCACCTGGCCGCGCGGCACGGCCACGTAGCTGTAGTAGTCGAACACCTCGATGTGGCCGACCTGCTCGCGGGCCACGCCGCCCACGTTCACGAAGGCGCCTACCAGATCGTGGGCACTGACTTTGTCTTTCTTACCGGCCGTGACGTGCAAAGTCACGTTTTCGGGCTTGGGAGCTTTGGGGGCGGCGGGCGGCAGCTTGGGCGCCTTCATATCGCTCCATTTGATAGTTTCCGCCACGGGCCACTTCTTCACGTGGGCCTGCTCTTTGAGCGTGGCCAGGATGTGGGCCGTACCGGCCGCGCCGGCGCGGGCCGTACGGCCCGCACGGTGCTGGAAGCCGTCGGCCTTGTCGGGGGCGTCGTACTGCACCACGGTGTCGAGCAAGGTTACGTCGAGGCCACGGGCGGCTACGTCGGTGGCTACCAGCACCTGGCTGGAGCCGTTGCGCAGCTTCAGCAAGGCCTTATCGCGCTCGGGCTGGGGCATTTTGCCGTGCAGCACCTCGGCCGCCACTTCGCGGCCCTGCAGGAAGCGGGCCAGCTCCATGCACCGGTCGCGGGTGTTGCAGAAGATGAGGGCGCGGCCGGTTTCAGGCTGGCGCAGGATGTGCAGCAGAGCCGCCGGCTTCAGCTCAATCGGGCCGACGTGGCCGATCAGGGTGAGATTTTCGGGCAGTTGGTCGTCGTCCTGGCCCAGATTGATGACGCGGGGCCGGGTGAGGTTTTTGCGGATCAGCTCCAGCACCTTGTCCGACATAGTAGCCGAGAACAGCAGCGTCTGGCGGCGGCGCGGCAGGCGCTTCACAATCTCCACCAGCTCGTCCTGGAAACCCAGCTCCAGCAGCTTATCGGCTTCATCGAGCACGAGGCTTTTGAGCTGGTTCGGGATGATGGTGCGGCGTTCTAGGTGGTCGAGGAAACGGCCGGGCGTGGCTACCACAATGTGCGGAGCCTGCGTGAGGGAGGCTTTTTCCTCGCCGAAGGCGTGGCCGCCGTAGAAGGCCGCTACGCGCAGGTTGGGCAGAAACTTGCCCATTTTCTTGAGGGCGTCGCGCACCTGCAGGGCCAGCTCGCGGGCGGGCACCAGCACCAGCATCTGCACGGCGTCGTTTTTCACGTCTACCTGTTGCAGCAGGCCGAGGCCATAGGCCGCGGTTTTGCCGGAGCCGGTGGGCGCCTGCCCGGCCACATCTTGGCCGTCGAGGGTGAGGGGCAGCACCTGCTCCTGCACGGGCGTAGGCTGGGTGAACTGCAGCTCTTCGAGGGCTTGCAACAGAAAGGGCGCGAGGCCGAGGTCGGCGAAGGAGGTCATAAACTTGGAATTAGCCTGCAAAGGTACGGCGGGAATGTAGCATAAGCTTCAGCTTGTGCCGGATAGCGCCTGGTAGCATGGCGCACAACCTATCAGAAGCCAGCCTGGCGCTGTACGGCTCAGGCTGAAGCCTATGCTACATTGGGGGTCCGGCGCGAGCCCTGGTACAGCTCGTACTTCAGCAGGCGGCAGTCAATGGGGCCGTTGTAGAGCGGGATGCGGCGCGAGGTTTTCAGGCCCACGCGCTTGGCGGCCTCCAGGTTGCCGGTGAATATGTAGGCGTCGTAGCCCTGGAAACCGGTTTTGAGTGTGTCGCCGATGGTTTTGTAGAGGGCGTCCATCTCGGCTTCCTCCCCGATTCGCTCGCCGTAGGGCGGGTTCATCACCACGAGGCCGGGCTCGCCCTTGGGGGCGGTGGCGTCCTTCACGTCGCGCACGGCGAAGCGGATGAAGTCTTCGAGGCCGGCAGCTTCCACGTTTTCGCGGGCCAGCTCGATGAACTCGGGCGAGAGGTCGGAGCCGTAGAGCATAGCCTGGGGCTTGTCGAGGCGGGCCTGCTCGGCGTCGAGGCGCACCGATTCCCAGAGCGCCTTGTCGAAGTCCTGCCAGTTCTCGAACCCGAACTTGCCCTGGTGGTAGAGGCCGGGCGCGATGCGCTGGGCGATGAGGGCGGCCTCGGTGAGCAGCGTACCGGAGCCGCACATGGGGTCCACGAGGGTCTTTTTGCCATCCCAGTCGGCCAGCAGCAGGATGCCGGCGGCTAGGGCTTCGTTGAGTGGGGCCACGTTGGTTTGCTGGCGGTAGCCGCGCTTGTGCAACGACTCGCCCGACGAATCGAGGCTGAGCACCACCTCGTTGTCGAGCATGTGCAGGTGCAGGCGCACGTCGGGGTTTTTCACGTCCACGCTCGGGCGCTGGCCGGTCCGGTCGCGGAACTGGTCGACGATGGCGTCCTTGGTGAGCTGGGCCACGAACAGCGAGTGCTCGAACGTGGACTTGTTGACGACGGCCGTGATGGCAAACGTCTGGTCGGGCAGGATGTAGTCGGCCCAGTCGATGCGGCCTACCTCGCGGTAGAGGCCCTTTTCGTGGGGGGCGTAGAAGCCGGCGAAGGGCCGCAGGATGCGCACGGCGGTGCGGCACCACAGGTTGGCCTCGTAGCACAGCTGCATGTCGCCGACGAACTCCACGGCCCGCTGGCCCACCTTCTCAATCTTGGCCCCGAGCTGGTAGAGCTCTTCGGCCAGAATCTCTTCCAGCCCGAACTGGGTGGTGGCGGTCATGTAGAACGGGGCGGAGCGGCGGGCCTGGGCCATAAGGGGGGTGTTGGTAAGGGGTGAAGGTGCAAAGGTCGGGAAAGTAATGGGCTTCGGCCGCACCCACTCTATCTTTACCCGCCGCCCGCCGCGGCCGGCGTGCTGGCCGATTCCATTTATCTCAATGAAAGAACTATTACGCCGGATCCGGCTGATTACGCCATTTGCGCTGGAATTCCCAATTGAGGCGGCCCAGTTTGTCGAGCGGCTGCAACCGCACGTAGCGCCACCCCACCTGAATCCGTTTGGCCGGCTGGGCCGCATCTTTTCTCCCACGGTAGCACCCTACAGCGGCGTGGTGCGGGCCGACTATGTTCTCCTCAAGCCGCGCCCCGATGGCAACCAGCTGTTCTTTCCTGCTTTCAACGGCACCGTATTGCCCACACCTGCTGGCACACGTCTGGAAGGTGAGTTGAACGGAGCTTCCGGTATGTTCTTGTTTCCTGCTCTCTTCTATCTGGTTTTCGTACTCGTTGCGCTTACTTCTCTTCTGATGCGCGATGACACAACTTTGGTAGACGCACTGATTATGATGGCTATGATCTTGTTACAGGGACTTTTAATCGTGGGGATTCCGTACGTAATAGCCCGCCGACGCATGCAGAAAGTAGCGTTTGAGCTGGAGCGAAACCTGTTTTATTTTATGCAGAAGCCCGTTACCGAGTTACGCTAAGCCATTCGGCAAGCTTGTCGGTTACCCGCGCCATCAACCTCCCCTACCCGCCCCGCTCCCATGGCCCGCCATTCTTTCCTCTTCGACCCCAACAAAAACTCTCTGTTCTATCTGGCCCTGTTTGTGGCGCTGGCGCTGCTCGGGCACACCTCCTACCAGGCCCTCAACGGCGACTACTCCATTATCGGCAGCGTGGCCTCGTTTCTGGGGCTGTTCGTGGCGTTTCAAAGCTGGAAGGCGGCTGATGAGGCCTCCCGCAACTCCGACCAGGCCATGCAGCAGATGCACGCGCTGGCCCGCGAAACCCAGCAGCTGGCCGCCGAAACCCGGCAGCTGGTGGAAAGCTCCAACGCCGTGGAGCAGCAAATCAAAAGCGCCGTCGTGACTATCAGCGACGCCACGCGGGAGCTGTACAAGGGCTTTCAGCCGATTATGGTGCGCATGGCCGAGTTTCTGGAAGAGTCGGCCGGCAGCGAGTACCTGGCCCTGATGACCGACTCGGCCGCCATTGGCACCTTCTATGCCCGCCACCACCGCCCCGAGCTCAACCAGCGCGAGATGCGCGCCCTCACCGACCGCATCCACGACCTGCTGCTGGACCGCGCCCGCGACGCCCGCGAGTTCTACCTGGCCACGCTGGCCGCCGACGAAACGCCCGAGGCCCTGCCGCCCACCGCCGACCAGCACGGCCGCCTACACCACTTCGTGCAGGGCGTGTGGCAGCAGTTTCATCCCGAGGCCGACACTATTTCGACAGAGCACTGGCAGGAGCACCGCAACCAGCACCAAGCCACTTTGCGCCAGCTCGAAGACGCTTTCCAGACCTTATCCGAACACCCCGAGCAACGGACCGCCGGCCTGGGCATCCATCAGCTGGTGCCGGTGCTGCCTTTGCAGCTGCTACTGCGCTTCGATGCTGAGGCCAAGGAGCCGTTTCGGGCGCTGGTGGTGTTTCTGGGCCAGTATAACCTGGATCGGGTGGCCGAGGCCCGGGCCCTGCAAACCACCGACCCCGAGCTGGTGCGCACCTTCATCAGTATGTTTGAGAGCCTCACCAGCCTCGACGACCACCCTGGCTACCAGCAGCTGCGCCGGCAGTTTCCGCTGTAAGCCGGAAAATCCGTTTGTTTGCGTTGGCCGCCCCAATCCGGCGCGCACCGGCAGGCCGTATGCCTGGCTATCCTACTTATTCCGATATATGCAGCGGTACGT is from Hymenobacter yonginensis and encodes:
- a CDS encoding THUMP domain-containing class I SAM-dependent RNA methyltransferase; the protein is MAQARRSAPFYMTATTQFGLEEILAEELYQLGAKIEKVGQRAVEFVGDMQLCYEANLWCRTAVRILRPFAGFYAPHEKGLYREVGRIDWADYILPDQTFAITAVVNKSTFEHSLFVAQLTKDAIVDQFRDRTGQRPSVDVKNPDVRLHLHMLDNEVVLSLDSSGESLHKRGYRQQTNVAPLNEALAAGILLLADWDGKKTLVDPMCGSGTLLTEAALIAQRIAPGLYHQGKFGFENWQDFDKALWESVRLDAEQARLDKPQAMLYGSDLSPEFIELARENVEAAGLEDFIRFAVRDVKDATAPKGEPGLVVMNPPYGERIGEEAEMDALYKTIGDTLKTGFQGYDAYIFTGNLEAAKRVGLKTSRRIPLYNGPIDCRLLKYELYQGSRRTPNVA
- a CDS encoding low molecular weight protein tyrosine phosphatase family protein: MPRQLLFICSQNRWRSLTAERLFDGHPTYDARSAGTEPGARVRVTAGHLGWADAVFVMERKHADILRQKFGPELAGKPLVVLRIPDKFQFMDHILQDLLRERLREHLPEL
- a CDS encoding DEAD/DEAH box helicase, with translation MTSFADLGLAPFLLQALEELQFTQPTPVQEQVLPLTLDGQDVAGQAPTGSGKTAAYGLGLLQQVDVKNDAVQMLVLVPARELALQVRDALKKMGKFLPNLRVAAFYGGHAFGEEKASLTQAPHIVVATPGRFLDHLERRTIIPNQLKSLVLDEADKLLELGFQDELVEIVKRLPRRRQTLLFSATMSDKVLELIRKNLTRPRVINLGQDDDQLPENLTLIGHVGPIELKPAALLHILRQPETGRALIFCNTRDRCMELARFLQGREVAAEVLHGKMPQPERDKALLKLRNGSSQVLVATDVAARGLDVTLLDTVVQYDAPDKADGFQHRAGRTARAGAAGTAHILATLKEQAHVKKWPVAETIKWSDMKAPKLPPAAPKAPKPENVTLHVTAGKKDKVSAHDLVGAFVNVGGVAREQVGHIEVFDYYSYVAVPRGQVQDVVQRLLGAKVKGKKVRVTEVR